Within Oscillatoria salina IIICB1, the genomic segment CTACCAAACAATCTTTCAGCGCGTAAACTACTTGTTGTTGTTCTGCAAAGGAAAGTTCGGGGAACATTGGTAAAGACAAAACTTCGTTCGCGGCTTGTTCGGCAATGGGGAAGTTTCCTTGCTGATATCCTAATTGTTGATACACAGGTTGTAAGTGTAAGGGTAAAGGATAATAAACCATTGTCGTAATTCCTAATTCTCCGAGTTGCTGGCGGATTTTGTCGCGCAATTTGGGAGATTTTTCTTGACAATTTACCCGAATTGTGTACTGGTTCCAAACCGATTTAGCTGCGGGTAGCACTTGGGGAAGTTTAATTCCGGGAAGGTTTTCCAGAAGCTTTTGATACTGTTGAGCTAACTGATTTCGTTGTTGATTCCAGCGATCGAGATAAGCTAGTTTAACTTGTAGGATCGCTGCTTGAATGCTGTCGAGACGAGAATTAATGCCATTAACTTGGTGATAATAGCGATCGCTTCTACCATGATCGGCGACAATGCGCATTTGTGCCGCAATTTCGGGATTATTGGTGGTTGCTATTCCCCCATCACCACAAGCAGCTAAATTTTTCGTCGGATAGAAGCTAAAACAACCGATATCGCCGATCGTACCCACTTTAGCACCTGCCCATTCCGCCCCGGTTGCTTGAGCGCAATCTTCGATGACAAAGAGATGGTTTGCTTTCGCAACCTGCATTAATTCAGTCATATTCGCAGGTTGTCCGAACAAATGAACCGGAATAATTGCCTTTGTTTGCTTAGTAATAGCGGCAGTGAGATGATTAATATCGAGATTAAACGTCTGGGGATCGATATCGACAAATACGGGTTTAGCACCCACAGCCGCGATCGCTTCAGCCGTTGCAATAAAAGTAAAGGGTGTGGTAATTACTTCATCTCCTGCGCCGATTTTTAAGGCTCTCAGGGCAAGATAAAGCGCATCTGTGCCAGAATTGCAGGAAACAGCACGATCTACGCCTAAATAAGCAGCAAATTGTTGCTCAAAATCTGTTACCGCAGTACCACCGATATAACGACCAGAATAAAGGATATCGAGAACTGCCGTCCCGACTTCCTCTCTAATAAGTTTGTATTGTCTTGTTAAATCAACAGGAGGTATTTTATTCACTCGCTCTCACCAACAGGTTTTACCTATAAAAGCAAATTTTGCCTAAAAAGGGAATATTAGCACAACATTGTCTTATTTTTTAGAGAATGCTTCCAGGACGAGATTGTTTCAATGGACAACTTAATTGAATTAGAATATACAGATTTAGCTTTGGCTTTAGCTCTGATGGCGATCGCGATCGGCTTATCTAGTTGGGAGAAACTAGGATTAGAAAATCAACTTTTTTTCGCCACAGTGCGATCGCTACTTCAGTTGACGGTGGTAGGATACATTTTAGAATTCGTCTTCGCGATCGCCAATCCTTGGCTTGTCTTAGCAGCGATCGCGACAATGATCTCAATTGCGGCAATTGTTACCCGCAACCGGATCGGGAAAAAACTCCAGCGTCTCTTACCGT encodes:
- a CDS encoding DegT/DnrJ/EryC1/StrS family aminotransferase, which translates into the protein MNKIPPVDLTRQYKLIREEVGTAVLDILYSGRYIGGTAVTDFEQQFAAYLGVDRAVSCNSGTDALYLALRALKIGAGDEVITTPFTFIATAEAIAAVGAKPVFVDIDPQTFNLDINHLTAAITKQTKAIIPVHLFGQPANMTELMQVAKANHLFVIEDCAQATGAEWAGAKVGTIGDIGCFSFYPTKNLAACGDGGIATTNNPEIAAQMRIVADHGRSDRYYHQVNGINSRLDSIQAAILQVKLAYLDRWNQQRNQLAQQYQKLLENLPGIKLPQVLPAAKSVWNQYTIRVNCQEKSPKLRDKIRQQLGELGITTMVYYPLPLHLQPVYQQLGYQQGNFPIAEQAANEVLSLPMFPELSFAEQQQVVYALKDCLVEVKSYASLS